In Apostichopus japonicus isolate 1M-3 chromosome 3, ASM3797524v1, whole genome shotgun sequence, a single genomic region encodes these proteins:
- the LOC139965840 gene encoding large ribosomal subunit protein eL14-like, with protein sequence MPDAEVKILPNFTRFVQVGRVAYIAVGRHRGKLCVIVDIIDQTRALIDGPLSGVRRHAMRLKWLHLTDFVIKISPSARAKTVKKAWQEANIDEKWQSTTWCKKLEAKKRKEAMTDFDRFKLMIAKKKRNAIVEKELTKLKKAAAKAK encoded by the exons ATGCCAGACGCAGAAGTAAAG ATTTTGCCAAACTTCACCCGCTTCGTGCAAGTGGGTAGGGTTGCCTACATTGCTGTTGGAAGGCATCGTGGTAAGCTCTGTGTCATAGTAGACATCATTGACCAAACAAGG GCTCTGATCGACGGTCCACTGAGCGGTGTCAGAAGACATGCTATGAGACTGAAATGGCTCCATCTCACTGATTTCGTGATCAAGATATCACCATCCGCTCGCGCCAAGACCGTGAAGAAAGCCTGGCAAGAAGCAAACATTGACGAGAAATGGCAGAGCACCACTTGGTGCAAGAAGCTGGAAGCCAAGAAAAGG AAGGAAGCAATGACAGACTTCGACCGCTTCAAGCTCATGATCGCCAAGAAGAAG CGGAATGCCATTGTTGAGAAGGAGTTGACCAAGCTCAAGAAAGCTGCTGCGAAGGCAAAGTAG
- the LOC139965838 gene encoding protein-L-histidine N-pros-methyltransferase-like, with amino-acid sequence MIRNPMLRIAYEHEVNTLFHRSKLCNNFNIEQWYSCKLEDCPPDVSAKFIQLDLDGGTSSFLDQSYQKSDWLITQLWHSVVKSLTSWFVSTTSINGWLGRGAMFIFSHAQFEQLISKPKSWQGDKLLDLGAGDGRVTDIMASFFTSISATEASGPMRTRLLSKGYSVLGIDEWNQEDDKYDVISCLNLLDRCDCPNTILKDIRRCLKPEGLAIAALVLPYKPFVESGAAKIHPKERLSISGRTWENQVTSFIQVVAPENGFEVVRFTRLPYLCEGDLSVPFYHLIDAVFVLKPK; translated from the exons ATGATCCGCAATCCTATGTTAAGAATTGCCTACGAGCATGAAGTAAACACTCTTTTTCATCGATCTAAGCTGTGCAACAACTTTAATATAGAGCAG TGGTACAGTTGTAAGTTAGAGGACTGCCCTCCTGATGTGTCTGCTAAATTCATCCAATTAGATTTAGATGGAGGCACCAGTAGTTTTCTTGATCAATCATATCAGAAGTCTGACTGGCTCATCACACAACTTTGGCATTCTGTGGTCAAATCTTTGACATCCTGGTTTGTTAGCACAACTTCTATAAATGG ATGGCTTGGCAGAGGGGCCATGTTCATCTTTTCTCATGCGCAATTCGAGCAGTTAATTTCCAAACCAAAGAGCTGGCAAGGTGACAAATTATTAGACTTGGGAGCTGGTGATGGCAGGGTAACAGATATCATGGCATCATTCTTTACATCAATTTCAGCCACAGAGGCTTCTGGACCAATGAGAACCAGACTTCTATCAAAAGGTTACAG TGTACTTGGGATCGATGAGTGGAACCAGGAAGATGACAAGTATGATGTCATCAGCTGTTTGAATCTGCTGGACAGATGTGATTGCCCAAACACTATCCTGAAAGACATCAGACGATGCCTGAAGCCAGAAGGACTTGCCATAGCTGCACTGGTGCTCCCATACAAACCATTTGTGGAATCAG GTGCTGCTAAGATTCATCCGAAAGAAAGACTCTCCATATCGGGAAGAACCTGGGAGAACCAAGTGACAAGTTTTATCCAAGTTGTTGCTCCAGAAAATGGTTTTGAAGTGGTTAGATTTACCAGGCTGCCATATCTTTGCGAGGGAGATCTAAGTGTGCCATTTTATCATCTCATCGATGCTGTGTTTGTTTTGAAACCAAAATGA
- the LOC139965839 gene encoding DNA replication complex GINS protein PSF2-like, which yields MMDPSEVEFLAEKELVTIIPNFSHNKFYLISGDIGPFNPGLPVDVPLWLAINMKQRQKCRIQPPEWMNVEFLEAKKQEEKESAVFEAVMNPHFMEMSKLLLTHAADDITNADEVHALIKDLWDIRAAKLRQSVDKFVKEQATYAKLDNLYLMEINTVRPFLTQALDHMHTLKNNTM from the exons ATGATGGACCCATCTGAAGTCGAGTTTTTAGCTGAAAAAGAACTGGTCACGATAATCCCAAACTTTTCTCATAACAAATTTTACTTGATAAGCGGGGACATAGGACCATTCAATCCTGGACTACCTGTCGATGTTCCTCTCTGGTTAGCAATCAATATGAAGCAGAGACAAAAATGCAGAATTCAACCACCTGAATGGATGAATGTTG AATTTCTTGAGGCCAAGAAACAAGAAGAGAAGGAATCGGCTGTTTTTGAAGCAGTCATGAATCCTCATTTCATGGAGATGTCGAAATTGTTATTAACACA TGCTGCTGATGACATCACCAATGCTGACGAAGTTCATGCATTAATTAAGGATCTTTGGGATATCAGAGCAGCCAAACTCAGGCAGAGTGTGGATAAATTTGTGAAAGAACAAGCAACTTACGCAAAG TTAGATAATCTGTACCTGATGGAGATTAACACAGTGAGGCCGTTTCTTACGCAAGCTCTGGACCATATGCACACCTTGAAAAACAACACTATGTAG